A stretch of DNA from Brevibacterium ihuae:
CGACGGGGTCGTCGACCGGCTGCCATCTCCACTTCGAGATCATGCAGAACGGCGCCTACGTCAACCCGATGCCCTTCATCCAGTAGGTCCGCCGCCGCGCACCGGGCCTGTACACTGGTGGATCTGTGCTCGGCACCGGAACGGACCGGCCGTGCACCCAGCGCAGGCGCCGAACCGGCGCACGGAATCAGCCCGGGAGGAGGGACATGGCCAAGGGAAGCGGGAAGAAGGCGGCCGCCGCAGCGCCGAAGACCGGCGGCAAGGACTCGATCACGACGATCGCGCGCAACCGCAAGGCGCGCCACGACTACCACATCGAGGACACCTACGAAGCCGGACTCGTCCTCACCGGCACCGAGGTCAAGTCCCTCCGCGAAGGGCGCGCATCCCTCACCGACGGGTTCGGCCTGATCTTCCAGGGCGAGGCGTGGCTCGAGGGCGTCTACATCCCCGAGTACCTCCAGGGCACGTGGACGAACCATGCCGCTCGACGGAGGCGGAAGATGCTCCTCCACCGGGACGAGATCCTCAAGATCTCCCACAAGCTCAAGGAGTCAGGTCGGACCCTCGTGCCGCTCGAGCTCTACTTCGTCGGGTCGCGGGTCAAGGTCGAGATCGCGGTGGCGCGCGGCAAGAAGGACTGGGACAAGCGGCAGGCCCTGCGGGAGAAGCAGGATGCGCGCGAAGCACAGCGGGCGATGTCCCTGCGACGCAATATGTGACCAGCTGCACCCTGTGGGAATTGCTGTGGACAACCGCGTGTATCAGGCCTGCGAGATGATGTCCACTTTCGAGCCGGTTGTCTGTCCTACCTCTCTCACCTGCAACGATGATGGTTCTCCACAGGGAGTGCCATGAGATGTGCAGAACCCGGGATGAACTGTGGACGACGGTGTGGAAACCGCGCGGATCCGCGGATCGCGGGGCCTCGGCGCTCGGGTTCGATTGCTCGGTTCGAGCGGCTGGGTCTGGGAGCTCCGAGGCCGGGTGCTCGCGGCGCGGGAATGAAAGTGGACGGCCGGCGGTTGTGAGGAGTAGCATCAGCAGTCCGGCTCGATGGCTGTGCGGGTTCGCTTCCGTGCAGGCGCGGCCGGTGTGGTAACTGAATAAGGGGATGATCGGTTTCGACGTCGGACATGGCGTCGGGAGAAGCGGGCCGAGAATGCAGAGTCAACTCGTTAATGTCCTCTGCAAAACAATAGGTGCTAAATCCAATAACCGCACCGATTTCGCCCTCGCCGCCTGATAGCGCGAGCTGCGAATCCGTCAGCCTAGAGTTGCTTCCGCTCTAGCTCCTGGCGTCAGCAAGGAAGCCACTGCTGCCGGTACATGTTGGGGGTGCCGGCGGGACTCTTACTCAACTCCGTTCGTTGGATCACGTGTTCGTGCGATGACCAGGACCTAAGAAGCTGCTTCACGAACTGCGCCCGGAGAAGACCCGGTAAAATGCTGACGGACGCGGGTTCGATTCCCGCCATCTCCACGCTAGAGCCTCGGAATCCTTAGTGATTCCGGGGCTCTTCCGCTTTCTGGCGCGGAATCTAGGCCCTCTCGGTGTGGTCAGTAGTGTTCACAATCACTCACAGAGTAGCATGGTGTTGGTCAATCGGTGGGTCATGGGTGGTCCCATTTGGTCCAAAACCGGTCAACTGGAGGGGGAGCCAATGCCGAAGAAGTATTCCGATCTGCCCCGCGGGATCGACCGGCTGCACAACGGGCAGTACCGCGCCCGGATCTACACCCAGGGGCGCCGGCACACCATCGGCTCCTTCTTCACCATCGGAGACGCCCGCGCCGCCCTCAGCATCGCCCGCGGAGAGATCGCCCGCGGCATCTTCATCCCGCCCGCCGAAGCTCGAGCAGAGCGCCGCCGCGCAGCAGATGAGAAGGCCAAGTCCGCGGTCACTATCGACACCCTCGCCGACGAGTGGTTCACCTTCCTTGAGCGCGCCGGCCGGAGCCGAGGCACGATCTACACCTACCAGTCCCGCTACAACAGCCACATTCGCCCCGTGTTCGGAGAAGTCCCGGCCACCGTCGTCACCCCCGCCGAGGTCGAGGACTGGTATTCGGATCTGCTGCGGGAGAAGGGCTCCGGTGTCGCCCGGAACGTCTACCTCACCCTGTCGGCTCTCTTCACCTACGCGACCGGGAAGGCCAAGGGCCAGTCCGCGACCTTCACCCCATTGATCTCGGAGAACCCGTGCGGTGTGCCCGGTGCGACGAAGCACCAGCCGAAGCACCACCACGACGACGGGGAGAAGGTCGCCACCCCCGAGCAGGTCGCCGCCCTCGTCAGCAACATGCCGCCCCGCTACGCGCTGGCGGTGAACCTCGCCGCGTGGTCGGCGCTGCGCCTCGGAGAAGTCATCGCCCTGCGCCGCCGCGACATATCCACAGCTGTGGACGGCACTCTCTGGATCCGCATCGTTCGGCAGGTCCAAGCGAGGGGGAGCGGCCTGTATGAGACCCGCCCGAAGTCCGATGCTGGCACCCGCTCCGTGCCGATCCCGCCGGCCCTCACCGAGACGGTGAACGATCACCTCCGGGAGCACGTCGGGCGAAAACGCGACATGCTGCTCTTCCCGCGCACCCCGAAGGGCGACGACTGGATCCACCCGAACACCCTGCGCAACGCCTTCAATGCCGCGGTGGAGACATACAACGACAGTGCTGACCCGGACGACCGGCTCGACGGGTTCACCTTCCACGCGCTCCGGCACACGGCGCTCACGCGCATCGGGCAGGCGGGGGCGACTCTCGAGGAGCTCAAGCGATTCGCCGGCCACACCTCCGCCGAGGTGGTGGCGAAGTACCAGCACGCGACCCGCGACCGGCTGGCGATGCTCGCGAGCTCCCTGTCGAGCGAAGTGCGGAACTTGTGAGCGCAAATGGTTGCAGTGAGCACTCTTGGGGTATAGAGTCCTGCTCGAATCGAATGAGTGTCCGATTCGGGGCGCCAGCTGAGGCAGAGCCGATCAACGGCAACCGAATCACCCGCTGCTGTAAGACTCAGGGATTTCCGCACGATTGATCCCGGTGTGGCAGCAAGCCCAGCCTGGCGAGATGTCGGGGGGTATACCCAGCCGAGTTTCGCACACGGGGGGCTGTGTCAGATGGTTCGCCGTCGACACTGCACTACCGGCCCAGGATCCACGTCTGGAAGGAGAAGCAACCGACACCTGCAACGCTCAGCCTGTCGGCATGACGGGGAGCTGACCCAGCCTGATCTCGCGTCGGGGGGACCGTCCGAGGGTACGCCCCCCGGCGCAGACACCGGCTAGTTAACCGATCCATTCCGACCGCGAAGCTACCTTCTGGCGCAGATACCGAATTCTTCACCGACCTCACCTAGGGCGTGTCTGACAATGATGTGGTTCGCTGGCTGAGAGCCTGGGAGCATGTCGAGATTCCAACTGCTCACGGATGCTCAATGGTCTCTGATCGCTGACTTGCTGCCTGCTCCGACCGGCCGCAGGGGCCGGCCCTTCGCTGATGCCCGCCAGATGGTCGAGGGCATCATCTACCGCTACCGGTGCGGGATCGCCTGGCGGGATCTGCCCGAGACGTTCGGCAAGTGGCAGACGGTATGGACCTGGCATCGCCGGATGGCCGACGACGGCACCTGGGACACCGCGCTGGCCCGCTTGGCCGCTCACGCTGACGCGGCCGGCCAGCTCGACTGGTCGCTGTCGGTGGACTCCACGATCGCGCGTGCTCATCAACACGCAACGAACATCACGCGCCTAAAAAAGGGACTCGTCGAACTACACGAATCCGGACGTCGAGCCGCCTGACCACGCGCTGGGCCGGTCCCGGGGTGGGCTGTCGACGAAGACCCATCAGCTCGTCGACGGCCACGGACTGCCGTTGGTCACCGTGTGCACCGCCGGCCAGGACGGCGACTGCCCGATGCTCATCCCGCTCATGGATCAGCTGCGGGTCCAGCGCCCCGGACTCGGTAGCGCCCGCACCCGGCCGACAGCACTGCTGGGCGATAAGGCGTACTCCTCGCGGGCCAATCGTGCCTACCTGCGCAGCCGCCGGATTGAAGCAGTCATCCCCGAGCCGAACGATCAACAGGGCCACCGCAAGCGCCGCGGCTCCAAGGGCGGCAGGCCGCCGAAGTTCGACGCCGAGAAGTACCGGGGCAGGAACGTCATCGAGCG
This window harbors:
- a CDS encoding tyrosine-type recombinase/integrase, coding for MPKKYSDLPRGIDRLHNGQYRARIYTQGRRHTIGSFFTIGDARAALSIARGEIARGIFIPPAEARAERRRAADEKAKSAVTIDTLADEWFTFLERAGRSRGTIYTYQSRYNSHIRPVFGEVPATVVTPAEVEDWYSDLLREKGSGVARNVYLTLSALFTYATGKAKGQSATFTPLISENPCGVPGATKHQPKHHHDDGEKVATPEQVAALVSNMPPRYALAVNLAAWSALRLGEVIALRRRDISTAVDGTLWIRIVRQVQARGSGLYETRPKSDAGTRSVPIPPALTETVNDHLREHVGRKRDMLLFPRTPKGDDWIHPNTLRNAFNAAVETYNDSADPDDRLDGFTFHALRHTALTRIGQAGATLEELKRFAGHTSAEVVAKYQHATRDRLAMLASSLSSEVRNL
- the smpB gene encoding SsrA-binding protein SmpB, which gives rise to MAKGSGKKAAAAAPKTGGKDSITTIARNRKARHDYHIEDTYEAGLVLTGTEVKSLREGRASLTDGFGLIFQGEAWLEGVYIPEYLQGTWTNHAARRRRKMLLHRDEILKISHKLKESGRTLVPLELYFVGSRVKVEIAVARGKKDWDKRQALREKQDAREAQRAMSLRRNM
- a CDS encoding IS5 family transposase (programmed frameshift): MSRFQLLTDAQWSLIADLLPAPTGRRGRPFADARQMVEGIIYRYRCGIAWRDLPETFGKWQTVWTWHRRMADDGTWDTALARLAAHADAAGQLDWSLSVDSTIARAHQHATNITRLKKGSSNYTNPDVEPPDHALGRSRGGLSTKTHQLVDGHGLPLVTVCTAGQDGDCPMLIPLMDQLRVQRPGLGSARTRPTALLGDKAYSSRANRAYLRSRRIEAVIPEPNDQQGHRKRRGSKGGRPPKFDAEKYRGRNVIERGYSRLKQWRALATRYDKLAIVYRAAVVLNAAIAWLHHLSDTP